TGCCGACCTTGTCGACGGGAAGCACCGGCGTGTCCTTGGGAAGGTCCGGGATCTTCCACACCTGACGTTCGGCGAAGAAGACATAGCGCATGGCGGCCGACTGTTCGCCCTCGACCAGCTCGGTGAACAGGCTGCGTTCCTTCTTCAGACCCTCGTCGAAGGGAAGGTTCACCGCGGCCTCGACGCACTGGATGATGTTCTCGGGAGCCATGTAGCCCCGGAACTTCTTGGCGTTGGCCTTGCGGAAGTCGTCGAACAGGCCTGGGTTGGCACGGTCGGCGTCGATCTTGTCGCTGAGGTCGCGAACCCTGGCCAACGGGCGGCCTTCGGCAACGATACGAGCGGCGTAGGCCTTGGCATCCTCGAGCAGTTGGCCCTCGGCGGCCAGCTCGTCGACCAGGCCCATCTCCAGGCATGCCGCGGCGGGCACGTGGGTGCCTTGGGTCATGAACTCGAGAGCCTTTTGTGCACCGACGATGCGCGGCAGGCGCTGGGTGCCGCCGGCTCCTGGCAGCAGGCCCAGATTCACCTCGGGCAGGCCACACTTGGCGCTGGGCACGGCGATTCGGTAGTGGGCACAGAGTGCGACCTCGAGACCTCCGCCCAGGGCGGTGCCGTGGATGGCGGCTACCACCGGCTTGGGCGAGCCCTCGATCATGCGCTGTACCTCGGGCAGCTCCTTGCCGGCCCGCTTGCCGCCGAACTCGCTGATGTCGGCACCGGCGATGAAGGTGCGGCCGGCGCAGATCAGCACGATCGACTTGGCGTCGCTGGCGATGGCGGCCTCGAACGCGTCGTACAGGCCGTCGCGCACGTTGGCGCTGAGGGCGTTGACCGGGGGTGAGTCGAGCGTGATGACAGCGATGTCGCCGTCGTGGCTCAGGTCCGTCACTTCGTTGATGGCCGTCATTGCTTGATCTCCTCGATGATTCCTAGTTCTTTGGCGCGCTTTTGGATCCACAGCGGTGGTGGCTCGGGCTCGCCTGCGATCTTGTTGGCGACGTGCGGACCGTGTTCGTCCCACACATGGCACGTGTTCATGATGCGCTTCCACGAGTCGTTGTCGTCGCGGCTCTCGAGCATGGGGTCGGGGTCGCCGTTTATGTGGGCCTCGGCTTGGCGCATCGACCAGAAACACTGCATTGCGACCGGTGCCATGGCCTGCAGCAAGGCTGTCACGTGTGTGCAGCCCCTGGGGCCACCGAAAAGCTCTCGGACCTTGTGGGTGAACCCGCGTGCTATCGACAACCCGATCAGGTTGCCGTAGTGGGTGGTGATGCCGGGGCAGTCGCCGTGGGGATGTGTCTCGAACTCGGTGTTGACACCGCGGATCACCAGGGTCGGGAATTCGATCTCGAGCGACAGCTGCATGTGGTGGATGGTCATGGGCTCGGGGTCACAGCGCAGGTACAAGCCCGGCGGTTTCTGGTCGCGGATGGCGCCCTGTATCAGCAGGCAATCCGAGGCCAGGCGGTATGCCCGCACGCGGTACTCGCGGTCGTGCAGTATCGGATCTGCGCCCGGTGGCGGGTCGGGCAGGATCGAGTCGGTTCTGAACATGTCGGTTGCGTCCATTCGGCTCAAGATCGAACCAGATCCGGCCCAGCCTTGCACAATCGGTGGACCCGCCCGACGCCCTGGGTGCTGGAAGCGCTTGCTGTGGGCCAAGATGGTGGGATGGCCGGTTGGCAGTTCTGGATCGACAGGGGAGGCACATTCACCGACGTGGTGGCACGTCGGCCCGACGGCACCCTGGTGACCCACAAGCTGTTGTCGGAGAACCCCCGCCGATACGACGATGCCGCAATACAAGGCATCCGCGACCTGCTGGGTGTGGGTGCAGACGAACCCCTGCCCACAGACCAGATCGACTGGGTGAAGATGGGCACTACGGTGGCCACCAACGCCCTGCTGGAGCGCCGAGGCGAACCGACCGTACTGGTGACCACCAAGGGGTTCGCCGACGCGCTGCGCATCGGTTATCAGGCCAGGCCCGACATCTTCGCCCTCGACATCGTGTTGCCCGAGATGCTCTATTCGGCGGTGATCGAGGCGGACGAACGGGTCGCCGCCGACGGCGCCGTGGTCAGAGCACTCGACGAAACGGCTGTAGAGGCCGCACTGGCCGCGGCCAGGGCCGAGGGGTTCGACTCGGTGGCGATCTGCTTGATGCACGGCTATCGACACACCTCACACGAGGCCCAGATCGCGGCAATGGCCAGACGCATGGGGTTTGGCCAGGTGTCGGTGAGCCACGAAGTCTCGCCACTGATGAAGCTGGTGGGGCGCGGCGACACCACCGTGGTCGACGCCTACCTTTCGCCGGTGCTTCGGCGATACGTGAACCGCGTCGCTGCACAGCTACAGACCGCTGACCCCGATGGCAGCCCGACGAGGCTGATGTTCATGCAGTCGAACGGCGGACTCGCCGACGCTCACAGCTTCCAGGGCAAGGACGCCCTGCTGTCGGGGCCGGCAGGCGGGGTGGTGGGGATGGTGCGAACCGCCGAGGCAGCCGGCTTTCACCGGTTGATCGGCTTCGACATGGGCGGCACATCGACCGACGTCTCGCACTACAGCGGCGAACTCGAGCGCACCTACGAGACCCAGGTGGCGGGGGTCAGGGTGCGTGCGCCGATGATCGACATACACACCGTTGCGGCGGGCGGGGGCTCGATACTGCACTTCGACGGTGCTCGCATGCGCGTCGGCCCCGACTCGGCCGGGGCCGACCCCGGCCCGGCGACCTACCGAAACGGCGGCCCGCTGACGGTCACCGACTGCAACGTCTTGCTGGGTCGACTGAGGCCCGAGTTCTTCCCAAACGTGTTTGGCCCCAACGGCGACGAGCCACTCGATTCAGAAATCGTCGAGCAGCGCTTCGCCGAACTCGCCGCCCGCATCGAAGCGGCCACTTCGACACGGCAGACGCCGCAACAGGTGGCCGAGGGCTTCCTGGCGATTGCGGTCGAGTCGATGGCCAACGCCATCAAGAAGATCTCGGTGCAACGCGGCCACGACGTCACCGACTACACGTTGGTGTGTTTCGGAGGCGCTGGTGGCCAACACGCGTGCCTGGTCGCCGACAAGTTGGGCATCACCAGGGTTCACATAAACCCCCACGCAGGCGTGTTGTCGGCGCTGGGTATTGGGCTGGCCGATGTTCGAACCGTGGTCGACGAAGCCGTCGAGGCGCAGCTGGACGATCACACGGTCGCAGGGCTGGCCGCCAGATTCGACGCCCTCGACGACGCCTGCCGGCGCTCGCTCGCCGACCAGGGAGTGCCGTCCTCGTCTGTGGCCACGCATCGGCGCGTTGCCGTGCGCTACGCCGGGTCGGACACGTCGATCCAGGTGGCGGCGGGCACGTCAGATGACATCGCCCGCGGGTTCGAAACCGTGCACCGCGCCCGGTTCGGTTTCGTCAGCCCCGAAAAGCCGATGGTGGTCGAGTCGATACACGTCGAGGGTGTTGCCAACCACGGCGCGATCGACGTGCGGACGGCGACCGGAACCGCACAGTGGACCGAACCCGAAACCAGGCAGGTCGTCTTCGCCGGACAGGCGGTCGACACCCCCTTCGTAGATCGCACGACGCTGGTGGCGGGCGCTCAGATCGACGGGCCCGCGGTGATCCTGGAGGCGACGGCCACCACCGTGGTCGAACCGGGCTGGCGGGCGACCGTCAACGATCTGGGCGACCTGGTGATAGAGCGGGTGGTGGCACTGCCCAGCCGGGTGGCCCTGGGTACGTCGGTCGACCCCGTGCAGCTCGAGATCTTCAACAACCTGTTCATGAACATCGCCGAGCAGATGGGGGTGGTGCTCGAGAACACGGCCGCCTCGGTCAACATCAAGGAACGCCTCGACTTCAGTTGCGCGGTGTTCGACCCGGCGGGCGACCTCGTCGCAAACGCACCGCACATGCCCGTTCACCTGGGTTCGATGAGCGAATCGATCAAGTCGATAATCGCCAACAACCCACAGATGGCGCCCGGCGACGTCTATGTGATGAACGCCCCATACAACGGCGGCACCCACCTGCCCGACATCACGGTGGTGAAGCCGGTGTTCGATGTGGGCGCCGAGCATGGCGACAGGCCCATCTTCTACGTTGCGTCGCGGGGGCATCACGCCGATGTGGGCGGAACCGTGCCCGGCAGCTCTCCCGCCGACTCGACGACGGTCGACCAAGAAGGCGTGCTGCTCGACAACGTGCTGCTGGTTCACCAGGACCGCTTCCTGTACGACGAGATCGATGCGCTGTTGACCGGCGGGCCTTACCCGTGTCGCAACCCGGCGCAGAACATCGCCGACCTCCAGGCCCAGGTCGCGGCATGCGAGAAGGGCACCGAGGAGCTGCGGCGGGTCATCGCCCACTTTGGGCTCGATGTGGTTCACGCCTACATGGGCCACGTCAAGGACAACGCCGAGGAGTCGGTACGGCGTGTGATCGGAGCCCTCAGCGACTGCAGCTTCACCTACGAGATGGACGACGGGCACCATGTCAGCGTCAACATCACCGTCGACACCGACGAACGCTCTGCGACCGTCGATTTCACCGGAACCAGCCCCACACATCCGGGCAACTTCAATGCGCCATCGGCCATCGCACACGCGGCCGTGCTGTACGTGTTTCGCACACTGGTCGATGACGACATTCCTCTGAACGCGGGCTGTATGAAGCCGATAACCGTCGTGTTGCCGCGCGATTCGATGATCAATCCTTCGTATCCGGCCGCGGTCATCGCAGGCAACGTCGAGACGAGCCAGGTGATAGTCGACACGCTGTACGGGGCGTTGGGCGTGATGGGCGCGGCCCAAGGCACCATGAACAACTTCATCTGGGGCAACGAGCGGCATCAGTACTACGAGACCATCTGTGGGGGAGCGGGCGCCACAGCCCGCGCCGACGGTTGCAGCGCCGTGCACACCCACATGACCAACAGCCGCCTGACCGATCCAGAGGTGCTCGAGTGGCGCTATCCGGTGATGCTCGAGACCTTCCATGTCCGTACGGGCTCGGGTGGCGACGGGGTTCACCGAGGTGGCGACGGCGCGGTGCGCCGGGTGCGGTTCGGCGAGGCGATGGAGGTCAACGTGCTGTCGGGGCATCGCCGGGTTGCACCCTACGGAGCGGCCGGCGGCCAGCCGGGCTCGACCGGTGAAACGCGCAAGATCGCGGCCGATGGAACCGTCACCGAGTTCGGCGCCACGGCCAAGACCACGGTCGCCGCCGGCGACGTGTTCGAGATCGTGACGCCGGGCGGCGGCGGGTATGGCGTGCCGGGCACACTGAGGAGCGACGATTGAGTACCAGGTCGAACCTGACCACAGCCGAACTGGATGCGAGGGTGGCCCAGTGGCGCCCCGACCTGGAAGCTGCCGTGGCCGGCTTGTACCCCGACCGGTGTGACGAGATTGTCGAATCGCTGATCGAGCGAGCCCGCAACGCCGCACGCCGGCGACGGCAGGCCCTGGTGACGCTGGACCGACGCCGCCAGACCACGCCCGACTGGTATCTCCAGCCCCAGAGGGTGGGCTACATGGCCTACGTCGACCGGTTCGGTGGCGACCTCGAAGGGGTCAGGAACCGGCTGCCCTACTTGCGCGAGCTGGGCGTCGACGTGGTGCATCTGTTGTCGTTGCTGACCGCCCGCGAGGGTGAGAGCGACGGCGGGTTCGCGCTGCGCGACTATCGCAACCCCGACCCGCGCCTGGGCAGCGCCGCGCAACTGGTTTCGTTGATCGACGAGATGAGGGCCAGCGAGATGAGCCTGTGCGTCGACTTCGTCCTCAACCACACCAGCGACGATCACGATTGGGCCCGCCAAGCCGCGGCAGGGTCTCAGTATCACCGAGACCTGTTCTTGACCTTCGAGGACCGCACCATCCCGGTGTTGTTCGAGCAAACCCTGCCCGAAGTGTTCCCCACCATGGCCCCCGGCAACTTCACATGGGTCGAAGACATGCAGCGCTGGGTGTGGACGACGTTTCGCGAGTTTCAGTGGGATCTCAACTGGGCCAATCCAGACGTGATGGTCGAGATGGCCGAAATCGCCTTCGACCTCGCCAACCTGGGCTTCGAGATCTTGCGCCTGGATGCAATCGCTTTCACGTGGAAGCGAATGGGAACCACGTGCCAGAACCAGCCAGAGGCTCACCTGATCGCCCAGGCGCTTCGGGCCGTGACGGGCATTGCGGCGCCCGCGACGATCCTGCTTGCCGAGGCCATCGTGGGCCCAGACGACCTGGTCGGCTATCTCGGAAGGCACCACCTCGAACGCCGAGAATGTGAGCTGGGCTATCACAATCAGCTCATGGTGCAGGGCTGGTCGATGATGGCAAGCCGCAGCTCGGGACTGGCCAGAATCGCATTGTCCAGGTTGCCCGATCCGCCCCAGAGAGCGTCGTGGTTCACCTACGTGCGGTGTCACGACGACATCGGCTGGGCCATAGACGACGCCGACGCGGGCACCATGCAGATAACGGGTCAGGGCCACCGAGACTTCCTGGCCGCGTTCTACCGAGGCGATTTCGACGGGTCGTTCGCCAGGGGCGTTGCGTTCAGCTCGAATCCCGATGCCCGCGACGAGCGAACCTCGGGCATGGCGGCGGCGCTGGCCGGCGTAGCTGCCGGGCTAGAGGCCGGCGACCAAGCGGCTATCGACCTCGGTATCCGCCGGATGTTGGCGCTGTACGCCATCGCCTTCGGCTACGGCGGGATACCGATCGTGTACATGGGCGACGAGCTGTGCCAGGGCGACGACCTCAGCTATCTGGACGATGCCGACCTGGCGGGCGACAGCCGCTGGCGCCACCGCCCCCGCTTCGACGACGCGCTGGCGGCACTGCGAAGCGACCCGGCGACACCCGCAGGGCGGCTCTGGAGTGGCATCAGGCACCTGGTCGACGTACGCCGAGGGTGTCCGGCCCTTCACGCGGCAGCCTCGTCTCACCCCATCGACGTCGGGGACGACACCGTGTTTGCCTGGCATCGGTATCACCCGCGGTTTGGCACCTTCTTCGGCCTGGCCAACGTCGGTGAGGCCGCCGTGTCGGTCGA
Above is a genomic segment from Acidimicrobiales bacterium containing:
- a CDS encoding DUF2889 domain-containing protein; amino-acid sequence: MDATDMFRTDSILPDPPPGADPILHDREYRVRAYRLASDCLLIQGAIRDQKPPGLYLRCDPEPMTIHHMQLSLEIEFPTLVIRGVNTEFETHPHGDCPGITTHYGNLIGLSIARGFTHKVRELFGGPRGCTHVTALLQAMAPVAMQCFWSMRQAEAHINGDPDPMLESRDDNDSWKRIMNTCHVWDEHGPHVANKIAGEPEPPPLWIQKRAKELGIIEEIKQ
- a CDS encoding hydantoinase B/oxoprolinase family protein, which encodes MAGWQFWIDRGGTFTDVVARRPDGTLVTHKLLSENPRRYDDAAIQGIRDLLGVGADEPLPTDQIDWVKMGTTVATNALLERRGEPTVLVTTKGFADALRIGYQARPDIFALDIVLPEMLYSAVIEADERVAADGAVVRALDETAVEAALAAARAEGFDSVAICLMHGYRHTSHEAQIAAMARRMGFGQVSVSHEVSPLMKLVGRGDTTVVDAYLSPVLRRYVNRVAAQLQTADPDGSPTRLMFMQSNGGLADAHSFQGKDALLSGPAGGVVGMVRTAEAAGFHRLIGFDMGGTSTDVSHYSGELERTYETQVAGVRVRAPMIDIHTVAAGGGSILHFDGARMRVGPDSAGADPGPATYRNGGPLTVTDCNVLLGRLRPEFFPNVFGPNGDEPLDSEIVEQRFAELAARIEAATSTRQTPQQVAEGFLAIAVESMANAIKKISVQRGHDVTDYTLVCFGGAGGQHACLVADKLGITRVHINPHAGVLSALGIGLADVRTVVDEAVEAQLDDHTVAGLAARFDALDDACRRSLADQGVPSSSVATHRRVAVRYAGSDTSIQVAAGTSDDIARGFETVHRARFGFVSPEKPMVVESIHVEGVANHGAIDVRTATGTAQWTEPETRQVVFAGQAVDTPFVDRTTLVAGAQIDGPAVILEATATTVVEPGWRATVNDLGDLVIERVVALPSRVALGTSVDPVQLEIFNNLFMNIAEQMGVVLENTAASVNIKERLDFSCAVFDPAGDLVANAPHMPVHLGSMSESIKSIIANNPQMAPGDVYVMNAPYNGGTHLPDITVVKPVFDVGAEHGDRPIFYVASRGHHADVGGTVPGSSPADSTTVDQEGVLLDNVLLVHQDRFLYDEIDALLTGGPYPCRNPAQNIADLQAQVAACEKGTEELRRVIAHFGLDVVHAYMGHVKDNAEESVRRVIGALSDCSFTYEMDDGHHVSVNITVDTDERSATVDFTGTSPTHPGNFNAPSAIAHAAVLYVFRTLVDDDIPLNAGCMKPITVVLPRDSMINPSYPAAVIAGNVETSQVIVDTLYGALGVMGAAQGTMNNFIWGNERHQYYETICGGAGATARADGCSAVHTHMTNSRLTDPEVLEWRYPVMLETFHVRTGSGGDGVHRGGDGAVRRVRFGEAMEVNVLSGHRRVAPYGAAGGQPGSTGETRKIAADGTVTEFGATAKTTVAAGDVFEIVTPGGGGYGVPGTLRSDD
- a CDS encoding alpha-amylase family glycosyl hydrolase, with translation MSTRSNLTTAELDARVAQWRPDLEAAVAGLYPDRCDEIVESLIERARNAARRRRQALVTLDRRRQTTPDWYLQPQRVGYMAYVDRFGGDLEGVRNRLPYLRELGVDVVHLLSLLTAREGESDGGFALRDYRNPDPRLGSAAQLVSLIDEMRASEMSLCVDFVLNHTSDDHDWARQAAAGSQYHRDLFLTFEDRTIPVLFEQTLPEVFPTMAPGNFTWVEDMQRWVWTTFREFQWDLNWANPDVMVEMAEIAFDLANLGFEILRLDAIAFTWKRMGTTCQNQPEAHLIAQALRAVTGIAAPATILLAEAIVGPDDLVGYLGRHHLERRECELGYHNQLMVQGWSMMASRSSGLARIALSRLPDPPQRASWFTYVRCHDDIGWAIDDADAGTMQITGQGHRDFLAAFYRGDFDGSFARGVAFSSNPDARDERTSGMAAALAGVAAGLEAGDQAAIDLGIRRMLALYAIAFGYGGIPIVYMGDELCQGDDLSYLDDADLAGDSRWRHRPRFDDALAALRSDPATPAGRLWSGIRHLVDVRRGCPALHAAASSHPIDVGDDTVFAWHRYHPRFGTFFGLANVGEAAVSVEVPGWAGPDSLVDLLVPGDDFRHLEPLQVRWLAQSTALSTIPAVVS